The Brassica napus cultivar Da-Ae chromosome C7, Da-Ae, whole genome shotgun sequence genome has a segment encoding these proteins:
- the LOC125590492 gene encoding replication protein A 70 kDa DNA-binding subunit A-like, with the protein MAAITLVSDLKPFKTMWKIRVKIIRLWKQYSAAGGLTIEMVLIDYNGVKINASVKKDLVNQFDSFLSQGSSNILINFSLNPSCDVIGQIVELTPIEVASANGKETHKLTLELRNEKDERLPMVLWGNFATDVSDAIQGRGENAIICVLRFGKIKVWKDERSVLNAYNVSDVELNPLTPEVEAFASLLPKDELALAIVEAKPLALTTGVGDKNDFLVNTPRKTISVEQCIVMCTIAAIESDMGWYYLSCKVCSKKVLNVPNDNIDEQGDEDEMGFHYYCVKCKVKNSRLMPRYKLHLVVLDNTGNSKFLLFDAIAMQILNHLCNELTGSNFEEMQDPEDILLALKDLVGKNYLFKIGIERLGALTTLAIENSVISDAPEGSFMLNYQSSQECG; encoded by the exons ATGGCTGCGATAACTCTTGTGTCTGATTTGAAACCGTTCAAGACTATGTGGAAGATTAGGGTTAAGATCATTCGTTTGTGGAAGCAGTACTCGGCTGCCGGTGGCCTAACCATTGAGATGGTGTTAATCGACTATAAC ggTGTTAAGATTAACGCTTCTGTGAAAAAGGATCTGGTTAATCAATTTGATTCCTTCCTTTCACAAGGAAGTTCAAATATTCTCATTAACTTTTCACTCAACCCCTCTTGTG ATGTAATTGGTCAGATTGTTGAGTTGACCCCAATTGAAGTAGCATCAGCAAATGGGAAAGAAACTCATAAATTGACTTTGGAGCTTCGTAATGAAAA GGATGAACGGCTGCCAATGGTGTTGTGGGGTAACTTTGCTACCGATGTAAGTGATGCTATTCAAGGACGTGGTGAGAATGCCATCATTTGTGTTTTGAGGTTTGGGAAAATTAAAGTTTGGAAAG ACGAGCGTAGTGTTCTGAATGCGTATAACGTATCTGATGTGGAACTGAATCCATTGACACCAGAAGTGGAGGCCTTTGCGTCGTT gttgCCGAAGGACGAACTTGCATTGGCAATTGTTGAAGCTAAACCACTAGCTTTGACTACTGGGGTTGGGGATAAAAATGATTTTCTGGTGAACACTCCTAGGAAGACCATCTCA GTTGAACAGTGTATTGTCATGTGCACAATAGCTGCAATTGAATCCGACATGGGCTGGTATTACTTGAGTTGCAAAGTGTGCTCGAAGAAGGTTTTGAATGTGCCGAATGACAACATCGACGAGCAAGGAGATGAAGATGAAATGGGATTCCATTATTATTGCGTCAAATGCAAGGTGAAGAATTCAAGGTTGATGCCAAG ATACAAGTTGCATTTGGTGGTGCTAGACAATACCGGGAATTCAAAATTCCTACTATTCGATGCTATTGCAATGCAGATACTAAATCATCTTTGCAATGAGCTGACTGGAAGTAATTTTGAAGAG ATGCAAGATCCGGAGGATATTCTGTTGGCACTGAAAGATTTAGTTGGTAAGAACTATCTTTTCAAGATTGGCATTGAGAGATTG
- the LOC106425347 gene encoding probable beta-1,4-xylosyltransferase IRX10: MTNRSSLSAILLFLFFSASSAQHNVRTERISGSAGDVLEDNPVGKLKVYVYELPSKYNKKLLQKDPRCLTHMFAAEIFMHRFLLSSPVRTLNPDEADWFYSPIYPTCDLTPTGLPLPFKSPRMMRSAIQLISSNWPYWNKTEGADHFFVVPHDFGACFHYQEEKAIERGILPLLKRATLVQTFGQRNHVCLDQGSITIPPFAPPQKMQAHLIPPDVPRSIFVYFRGLFYDVNNDPEGGYYARGARAAVWENFKNNPLFDISTDHPTTYYEDMQRSIFCLCPLGWAPWSPRLVEAVVFGCIPVIIADDIVLPFADAIPWEEIGVFVAEKDVPELDTILTSIPTEVILRKQRLLANPSMKQAMLFPQPAQPGDAFHQILNGLARKLPHDGSVYLKAGEKVLNWTAGPVGDLKPW, from the exons ATGACGAATCGCTCCTCCCTCTCCGCCattctcctcttcctcttcttctccgcTTCTTCCGCTCAACACAATGTTCGAACAGAGCGAATCTCAG GAAGTGCTGGTGATGTATTGGAGGACAATCCAGTGGGGAAGCTTAAAGTCTACGTATACGAGCTCCCAAGCAAGTACAACAAGAAGCTACTTCAAAAGGACCCTCGTTGTCTCACCCACATGTTCGCCGCTGAGATCTTTATGCACAGGTTCCTTTTATCTAGTCCTGTCCGAACGCTTAACCCCGATGAAGCTGATTGGTTCTACTCTCCTATCTACCCCACTTGCGATCTCACTCCTACGGGCTTGCCATTGCCTTTTAAGTCGCCGCGTATGATGAGAAGCGCTATACAGCTCATCTCGTCGAACTGGCCTTATTGGAATAAGACTGAAGGTGCTGATCACTTCTTTGTTGTGCCTCATGACTTCGGAGCTTGCTTCCATTACCAG GAAGAAAAGGCCATTGAAAGAGGGATACTTCCGCTACTCAAGCGTGCTACTTTGGTTCAGACGTTTGGTCAGAGGAACCATGTGTGTTTGGACCAAGGCTCCATCACTATTCCTCCTTTTGCACCACCGCAGAAGATGCAGGCCCATCTTATTCCTCCAGACGTTCCACGCTCTATCTTTGTCTACTTCCGTGGTCTGTTTTACGATGTTAACAACGACCCAGAAGGTGGCTATTACGCAAG AGGCGCAAGAGCAGCGGTGTGggaaaacttcaagaacaaccCTCTATTCGACATCTCAACAGACCACCCTACAACATACTACGAAGACATGCAGAGATCCATCTTCTGTCTATGTCCTCTAGGATGGGCTCCGTGGAGCCCGAGGCTGGTTGAAGCGGTTGTGTTTGGGTGCATTCCAGTTATTATAGCGGACGACATAGTTCTACCTTTCGCAGACGCCATCCCCTGGGAAGAAATAGGAGTCTTTGTCGCGGAGAAAGACGTCCCTGAGCTAGACACGATCCTGACCTCAATACCAACGGAAGTGATTTTAAGGAAACAGAGACTGCTGGCGAATCCTTCGATGAAACAAGCCATGCTCTTCCCTCAACCGGCGCAGCCAGGGGACGCGTTCCATCAGATACTAAACGGGTTAGCCAGGAAGTTACCACATGACGGAAGTGTATACTTGAAAGCGGGTGAGAAGGTACTGAACTGGACCGCTGGTCCTGTTGGTGACCTTAAGCCGTGGTAA
- the BNAC07G11490D gene encoding uncharacterized protein BNAC07G11490D — protein MGAFWGTRVMEIVKKHDSGGLIWKRIKLTSTRKANAKTRLRRVWQNEAVLRACGTSDASGFSKGESCTSAAKK, from the exons ATGGGTGCGTTTTGGGGAACACGGGTGATGGAGATTGTGAAGAAGCATGATTCCGGTGGGCTCATTTGGAAGAGAATCAAGCTTACCTCTACTCGTAAAGCCAATGCCAAAACCCGCCTCCGTCGCGTTTGGCAG AATGAAGCTGTTCTAAGGGCGTGTGGTACATCAGATGCATCGGGATTTAGCAAGGGAGAAAGCTGTACCAGTGCGGCTAAAAAATGA
- the LOC106425363 gene encoding putative F-box/kelch-repeat protein At1g27420 → MESSSPIIPGLTDDVAALCLSRIPRSNFRLLSQVCRRWKTFLRSEHFTAVRKLTGRMEEFMCVLMEDKPGTSVYWEVFDSSGNKLGRIPNIPDPGPLKWGYGVTVLNEKILFIGGFTGSIGTPLASPNVYEFSPATNSWRKLADMNIPRYSFSLAEVDGLLYVVQGFSNDGYCLFNTEVYNPKTNQWSLMDGPKIQVAIGFAFSFKSKLYVLDNGTTTIDIYDTKTKTWEMLESDELTAVYSYTVVRNKVYFLDSERPERLGVFDPEENSWTRVFVPTEPGGFQSKLGQWNNKVLLFLRGSVGKTIINDFDKEEGSKWRDCDQIKLSGYHVYSVLIKF, encoded by the exons ATGGAGTCGTCTTCGCCGATCATACCCGGCTTGACGGACGACGTGGCGGCGCTCTGCCTTTCACGAATCCCGCGCTCAAACTTCCGTCTCCTTTCTCAGGTATGCCGGCGATGGAAGACATTCCTCAGGAGCGAGCATTTCACCGCCGTTCGAAAGTTGACCGGGAGGATGGAGGAGTTCATGTGCGTTCTGATGGAAGATAAGCCTGGCACAAGCGTGTACTGGGAAGTTTTCGATAGCTCTGGGAACAAATTGGGACGGATTCCTAACATCCCTGACCCTGGGCCACTGAAGTGGGGTTACGGCGTCACGGTGCTTAACGAGAAGATTTTGTTCATCGGTGGATTTACGGGGAGTATTGGCACTCCCCTTGCTTCCCCTAATGTTTACGAGTTCAGTCCTGCTACTAACAG CTGGAGAAAACTGGCAGACATGAACATACCACGTTACAGCTTTTCATTAGCTGAAGTGGACGGCCTTTTGTATGTGGTCCAAGGCTTTAGCAATGATGGTTATTGCCTTTTCAACACTGAAGTATACAACCCCAAAACCAACCAATGGAGCCTTATGGATGGTCCAAAAATCCAGGTCGCCATTGGCTTCGCATTCTCCTTCAAGTCCAAACTCTACGTTTTAG ACAATGGAACGACCACAATCGACATATATGACACCAAAACGAAGACATGGGAAATGTTAGAATCAGATGAATTAACGGCTGTTTATTCCTACACTGTTGTAAGGAACAAAGTGTATTTCTTGGACAGCGAAAGGCCTGAACGTCTGGGAGTGTTTGATCCAGAGGAGAACTCATGGACCAGGGTGTTTGTGCCTACAGAGCCGGGAGGTTTCCAGTCCAAATTAGGGCAGTGGAACAATAAAGTTCTGCTGTTTTTACGGGGTTCTGTTGGTAAGAccataattaatgattttgataaAGAGGAAGGGTCCAAGTGGAGAGACTGTGATCAGATTAAACTATCTGGTTATCACGTCTACAGTGTTCTCATCAAGTTCTGA